A part of Candidatus Electrothrix aestuarii genomic DNA contains:
- a CDS encoding type II toxin-antitoxin system RelE/ParE family toxin, producing MIAIRKTKAFVKWLDKLRDIQARSRVLVRIKRLADGNPGDVKSVGEGIYELRIHYGPGYRVYYTKIDDEIVLLLVGGNKSTQSSDIEKAQRLARNV from the coding sequence ATGATAGCAATCCGAAAAACAAAGGCATTCGTGAAGTGGCTTGATAAGCTTCGGGACATCCAGGCACGATCCCGCGTTCTGGTGCGCATCAAGCGACTGGCAGACGGGAATCCTGGTGATGTTAAGTCCGTCGGAGAAGGAATTTACGAGTTGCGGATTCATTACGGCCCTGGTTATCGAGTGTATTACACGAAAATTGATGATGAAATTGTGCTGCTGTTAGTTGGCGGTAACAAGAGCACCCAATCAAGTGATATCGAGAAAGCCCAGCGTCTTGCCCGTAACGTATAG
- a CDS encoding addiction module antidote protein yields the protein MSKTETTPFDIAEHLRTPEEMAAYLEATFEEADGDAAFIAKALGDIARAKGMSQVARDAGLSRESLYKALSGERVPGFDTILKVVRALGLKLHAEANLAHG from the coding sequence ATGAGCAAAACAGAAACAACCCCTTTTGATATAGCGGAGCACCTCAGAACACCGGAAGAAATGGCGGCCTATCTTGAGGCAACCTTTGAAGAAGCTGACGGAGATGCTGCATTTATCGCCAAAGCCTTGGGGGATATCGCCCGTGCGAAGGGAATGTCTCAAGTGGCGAGAGATGCCGGATTATCTCGTGAAAGTCTGTACAAGGCTCTTTCGGGTGAAAGGGTTCCCGGATTTGATACGATATTGAAGGTCGTCAGGGCGCTTGGTCTCAAACTGCATGCGGAAGCAAATCTTGCTCATGGGTAA
- the ispF gene encoding 2-C-methyl-D-erythritol 2,4-cyclodiphosphate synthase: MRIGHGFDAHRLVEGRKLILGGVDIPYELGLAGHSDADVLVHALMDALLGALGAGDIGRHFPDTDEQYRGADSLKLLEQVMSLVKAKGMKLVNADITVVCQRPKLAPYLASMQKNLAAVCGASAEQVNIKATTTEKMGYTGRGEGITTHAVVLLTGIAA; this comes from the coding sequence ATGCGCATAGGACATGGTTTTGATGCTCACAGGTTGGTGGAAGGGCGGAAGTTGATTCTCGGCGGGGTGGATATTCCCTATGAGCTGGGGCTGGCTGGTCATTCTGATGCTGATGTTCTGGTCCATGCTCTGATGGATGCCCTGCTTGGTGCTCTGGGGGCTGGGGATATTGGGCGTCATTTTCCTGATACAGATGAACAGTACCGGGGGGCGGATAGCCTCAAATTGTTGGAGCAGGTGATGAGCTTGGTGAAGGCCAAGGGGATGAAGTTGGTTAATGCGGATATCACGGTGGTTTGTCAGCGGCCCAAGCTTGCTCCTTATTTGGCAAGCATGCAAAAGAATCTTGCTGCTGTTTGTGGTGCCTCTGCGGAGCAGGTGAATATCAAGGCCACCACTACTGAGAAGATGGGTTATACCGGACGGGGTGAGGGGATTACTACCCATGCTGTGGTGTTGTTGACCGGGATAGCGGCGTGA
- a CDS encoding glycosyltransferase, with product MEKKKFISVVIPAYNHERFIGAAVDSVLNQTWENLELIVVDDGSTDGTGAIVQAYTDPRLSYYYQDNQDAFNTINRGMGLAKGDYIAILNSDDIYAEDRLERLVTLQQESQAACLFTDVIPISDSGTVFTDPNFGWNIWHYKNRDWYFSCEDLYAAFLKGNFMVTTSNLFMTAEAVQRVGKFCSLRYLHDYDYIFRMMLAFPGQVLYVADEQLLYYRIHDGNTLGEAAIIGRQQDLEVIQKYMLAALPEESRMIASAGVERLLELRDELEQVRHELAGVAEPSVSEHLQQLVSAIKYKVRKKLRQDSGR from the coding sequence ATGGAAAAAAAGAAATTTATCTCCGTTGTTATTCCTGCCTATAACCACGAGCGTTTTATCGGGGCAGCTGTGGATTCTGTCCTGAATCAGACCTGGGAAAATCTGGAGCTGATCGTGGTTGATGATGGCTCAACTGACGGAACCGGAGCCATTGTTCAGGCCTATACAGATCCTCGTTTGTCCTATTATTACCAGGATAATCAGGATGCCTTTAATACGATTAACCGAGGCATGGGGCTAGCTAAGGGAGACTATATTGCTATCCTGAACTCTGATGATATCTATGCTGAGGATCGTCTGGAACGACTTGTTACTCTTCAGCAGGAAAGTCAGGCTGCCTGTTTGTTTACGGATGTTATCCCTATTTCAGATTCCGGTACAGTGTTCACCGATCCGAATTTTGGTTGGAATATCTGGCATTACAAAAATCGGGACTGGTATTTTTCCTGCGAGGATCTGTACGCGGCCTTTCTTAAGGGCAACTTCATGGTGACCACCTCGAATCTGTTCATGACCGCTGAGGCTGTGCAGCGGGTGGGAAAATTTTGTTCCCTGCGCTACCTGCACGACTATGATTATATCTTCAGGATGATGCTGGCTTTTCCCGGCCAGGTGCTGTATGTCGCGGATGAGCAATTACTCTACTACCGTATCCATGACGGGAATACCCTGGGAGAGGCAGCGATTATCGGGCGACAGCAGGATCTGGAGGTCATCCAGAAATATATGTTGGCAGCCCTGCCTGAAGAGTCGAGAATGATCGCCTCTGCCGGGGTAGAACGCTTGCTGGAGTTGCGAGATGAGCTGGAGCAGGTTCGACATGAGCTGGCTGGGGTTGCAGAACCCAGTGTGAGCGAGCACTTACAGCAGCTCGTCTCGGCAATAAAATACAAGGTGCGCAAGAAGTTGCGCCAAGACTCTGGACGTTGA
- the cysK gene encoding cysteine synthase A has protein sequence MQIFANLAESVGNTPLVRLGRIGANCAAEVVAKLESANPLSSIKDRIAVAMLDAAEADGLLAPKTTVIEPTSGNTGIGLAFVCAARGYRLILTMPETMSIERRKLLAYLGAELVLTPGAEGMKGAIARAEALLEENAPSWMPNQFANPANPAMHQRTTGPEIWEQTGGAMDILVAGVGTGGTLTGTGRFLKKQNPAIQIVAVEPAGSPVLSGGTPGPHKIQGIGAGFVPEILEQELIDEVVQVTNEEAMQTARCLAGQEGILCGISSGAAAAAALKIGAREENKGKRIVVMLPDTGERYLSTELMESA, from the coding sequence ATGCAGATTTTTGCAAACCTGGCAGAAAGCGTAGGAAATACCCCCTTGGTTCGTTTGGGCAGGATCGGGGCGAATTGTGCAGCAGAGGTCGTGGCAAAACTGGAATCTGCTAATCCTTTGAGCAGTATAAAGGACCGCATTGCTGTGGCGATGCTGGATGCCGCTGAGGCCGATGGCCTGCTCGCTCCCAAGACGACGGTCATTGAGCCCACCTCGGGAAATACCGGCATTGGGCTGGCTTTTGTCTGCGCGGCCCGGGGCTACCGCTTGATTCTCACTATGCCGGAGACCATGAGCATAGAGCGCAGAAAGCTGCTTGCCTATCTCGGGGCTGAGCTTGTCCTGACGCCCGGAGCTGAGGGTATGAAAGGGGCCATTGCCCGTGCCGAGGCCTTATTGGAGGAAAATGCACCGAGCTGGATGCCCAATCAGTTCGCTAATCCAGCCAATCCAGCCATGCATCAACGGACAACCGGGCCGGAGATCTGGGAACAGACTGGTGGAGCTATGGATATCCTGGTTGCCGGGGTAGGCACAGGTGGTACTCTGACAGGCACAGGACGTTTTTTGAAAAAGCAGAACCCTGCAATTCAGATTGTGGCTGTGGAGCCTGCTGGCTCACCGGTCTTATCCGGTGGTACGCCAGGGCCGCATAAGATTCAGGGCATTGGGGCAGGATTTGTGCCGGAGATTCTGGAGCAAGAGCTGATTGATGAGGTCGTCCAGGTTACCAATGAGGAGGCCATGCAGACCGCCCGTTGTCTTGCCGGGCAAGAAGGTATACTTTGCGGAATATCCTCAGGAGCTGCTGCTGCTGCCGCTTTGAAAATCGGGGCCAGAGAGGAAAATAAGGGCAAACGGATCGTGGTCATGCTGCCTGATACCGGTGAGCGTTATCTGAGCACAGAGTTAATGGAATCCGCTTGA
- a CDS encoding ribonuclease HI family protein has translation MPDLDRASIAIALGEQLPDSVLAKLFPNYPLADIRAVLRGQQKTARIKTPPAQQQNLFATSSAQSASIYKLFTDGASRGNPGEAGAGSVLLDADGQELAARSAYLGQCTNNVAEYKALLLGVQSALELGCSRLEIFLDSQLIVRQLQGQYKVKHAALQPLFAEVKGLLSKLQHWTVAHVPREQNKRADELANRGIDEKGA, from the coding sequence ATGCCTGATTTAGACCGGGCTTCTATCGCGATAGCCTTAGGGGAACAGCTGCCGGATTCTGTCCTGGCAAAGCTGTTCCCAAATTATCCTCTTGCCGATATACGTGCTGTTTTACGCGGTCAACAGAAAACAGCACGTATAAAGACCCCACCTGCTCAACAGCAAAATCTCTTTGCCACATCCTCTGCCCAATCCGCTTCTATCTATAAGCTCTTTACCGACGGTGCCTCACGGGGAAATCCCGGAGAAGCCGGGGCAGGGAGTGTGTTGTTGGATGCTGATGGGCAGGAGCTTGCGGCGCGGTCTGCCTATCTTGGCCAATGCACCAATAATGTGGCCGAGTATAAGGCCTTGCTTCTCGGGGTGCAATCAGCCCTTGAGCTGGGTTGTTCCAGGCTGGAAATCTTCCTTGATTCCCAGTTGATTGTCCGCCAGCTGCAAGGGCAGTACAAGGTGAAGCATGCTGCCTTACAGCCTTTGTTTGCGGAGGTGAAGGGATTGTTGAGCAAGTTGCAGCACTGGACTGTCGCTCATGTGCCTCGGGAGCAGAATAAGCGGGCCGATGAGTTGGCGAATCGTGGGATTGATGAGAAAGGAGCATAA
- a CDS encoding ELWxxDGT repeat protein gives MENKQMHSWRITLTTVVLLALLPLSAIAEEEPYLVKDIMTLSTQGSDPSQGVALGSIYYFTAFDGPHGRELWKSDGTETGTVMVKDIYAGPSSSSPEDLTVVDGLLYFRASDGTNGSELWKSDGTEAGTVMVKDIYAGANNSEPYNLTAVDGLLYFRAYDGTNGYELWKSDGTEAGTVMVKDIYAGANSSYPDYLTSVDGLLYFSANDGSNGEELWKSDGTETGTVMVKDIYEGASNSNPENLTAVDGLLYFRADDGTNGEELWKSDGTEAGTVMVKDIYAGPSSSNPDDLTAVDGLLYFTTDDGTNGEELWKSDGTEAGTVMVKDIRAGSSTSYPAHLTAVDGLLYFQADDGINGRELWKSDGTEAGTVMVKNIDAGARSSYPQYLTAVDGLLYFSCDDEINGRELWKSDGTEAGTVMVKDIRTGGSGSYPENLIAMDGLLYFNAYDETNDRELWKSDGTEAGTVLLGDINNTWTSGSNPQYLTAMDGLLYFRADDETNGYELWKSDGTEAGTVMVKDIYEGSTSSNPEYLTTMDGLLYFRADDGTNGYELWKSDGTEAGTVMAKDIRTGGNGSYPADLTAVDELLYFRADDGINGSELWKSDGTEAGTVMVKDIRTGGSGSYPENLIAVDGLLYFRAYDGTNGYELWKSDGTEVGTVMVKDIYAGSGSSRLQNLTTMDGLLYFSASEETNGEELWKSDGTEVGTVMVKDIYAGASNSNPENLTAVAGLLYFRASDGTNGEELWKSDGTEVGTVMVKDIYAGSGSSRLQNLTTMDGLLYFSAYDGTKGYELWKSDGTETGTVMIKDIRAGSSSSYPEYLTAVDGLLYFSADDETNGDELWKSDGTEAGTVMVKDIYAGAGSSYPDYLTAVDGLLYFNAYNGPNGRELWAYALKKPMGWLPAVYLLLMQ, from the coding sequence ATGGAAAACAAACAAATGCATTCTTGGCGGATTACCTTAACCACTGTCGTGCTGCTGGCCCTGCTGCCGTTAAGCGCAATAGCAGAAGAAGAACCGTATCTGGTCAAGGATATCATGACGCTGTCTACACAAGGCTCTGATCCGTCCCAAGGAGTTGCCCTGGGCAGTATCTACTATTTCACCGCCTTTGACGGACCCCACGGCAGAGAGCTGTGGAAGAGCGACGGGACAGAGACGGGAACCGTCATGGTGAAAGATATTTACGCGGGCCCAAGCAGCTCAAGCCCGGAGGATCTAACCGTTGTGGACGGGCTGCTCTATTTCAGGGCCTCTGACGGAACCAACGGCTCTGAGCTGTGGAAGAGCGACGGGACAGAGGCGGGAACCGTCATGGTCAAAGACATTTACGCAGGCGCAAACAACTCGGAACCATACAATCTGACCGCTGTGGACGGGCTGCTCTATTTCAGGGCCTATGACGGAACCAACGGCTATGAGCTGTGGAAGAGCGACGGGACTGAGGCGGGAACCGTCATGGTCAAAGACATTTACGCGGGCGCAAACAGCTCGTACCCAGACTATCTGACCTCTGTGGACGGACTGCTCTATTTCAGTGCCAATGACGGAAGCAACGGCGAAGAGCTGTGGAAAAGCGACGGGACAGAGACGGGAACCGTCATGGTCAAAGACATTTACGAGGGCGCAAGCAACTCGAACCCAGAAAACCTGACCGCTGTGGACGGGCTGCTCTATTTCAGGGCCGATGACGGAACCAATGGCGAAGAGCTGTGGAAGAGCGACGGGACTGAGGCGGGAACTGTCATGGTCAAAGACATTTACGCGGGCCCAAGCAGCTCAAACCCGGATGATCTGACCGCTGTGGACGGGCTGCTCTATTTCACGACCGATGACGGAACCAACGGGGAAGAGCTGTGGAAGAGCGACGGGACAGAGGCGGGAACCGTCATGGTCAAAGATATTCGTGCGGGCTCAAGCACTTCGTACCCGGCCCATTTGACCGCTGTGGACGGGCTGCTCTATTTCCAAGCCGATGACGGAATCAACGGCAGAGAGCTATGGAAGAGCGACGGGACAGAGGCGGGAACCGTCATGGTCAAAAACATTGACGCGGGCGCAAGGAGCTCGTACCCGCAATATTTGACCGCTGTGGACGGGCTGCTCTATTTCAGTTGCGATGACGAAATCAACGGCAGAGAGCTGTGGAAGAGCGACGGGACAGAGGCGGGAACCGTCATGGTCAAAGACATTCGCACGGGCGGAAGCGGCTCGTACCCGGAGAACCTGATCGCTATGGACGGCCTGCTCTATTTCAATGCCTATGACGAAACCAACGACAGAGAGCTGTGGAAGAGCGACGGGACAGAAGCGGGAACGGTTTTGCTTGGGGATATCAATAATACATGGACAAGCGGCTCGAACCCGCAGTATTTGACCGCTATGGACGGGTTACTCTATTTCAGGGCCGATGACGAGACCAACGGCTATGAGCTGTGGAAGAGCGACGGGACAGAGGCGGGAACCGTCATGGTCAAAGACATTTACGAGGGCTCAACCAGCTCGAACCCGGAGTACCTAACCACTATGGACGGGCTGCTCTATTTCAGGGCCGATGACGGAACCAACGGCTATGAGCTGTGGAAAAGCGACGGGACAGAGGCGGGAACCGTCATGGCCAAAGACATTCGCACGGGCGGAAACGGCTCGTACCCGGCCGATTTGACCGCTGTGGACGAGCTACTCTACTTCAGAGCCGATGACGGAATCAACGGCAGCGAGCTGTGGAAGAGCGACGGGACAGAGGCGGGAACCGTCATGGTCAAAGACATTCGCACGGGCGGAAGCGGCTCGTACCCGGAGAACCTGATCGCTGTGGACGGGCTGCTCTATTTCAGGGCCTATGACGGAACCAACGGCTATGAGCTGTGGAAAAGCGACGGCACAGAGGTGGGAACCGTCATGGTCAAAGACATTTACGCGGGCTCAGGCAGCTCGCGCCTGCAAAATTTGACCACTATGGACGGGCTGCTCTATTTCAGTGCCTCTGAAGAAACCAACGGCGAAGAGCTGTGGAAAAGCGACGGCACAGAGGTGGGAACCGTCATGGTCAAAGACATTTACGCGGGCGCAAGCAACTCGAACCCAGAGAATCTGACCGCTGTAGCCGGTCTGCTCTATTTCAGGGCCTCTGACGGAACCAACGGCGAAGAGCTGTGGAAAAGCGACGGCACAGAGGTGGGAACCGTCATGGTCAAAGACATTTACGCGGGCTCAGGCAGCTCGCGCCTGCAAAATTTGACCACTATGGACGGGCTGCTCTATTTCAGCGCCTATGACGGAACCAAGGGCTATGAGCTGTGGAAGAGCGACGGCACAGAGACGGGAACCGTCATGATCAAAGACATTCGTGCGGGCTCAAGCAGCTCGTACCCGGAGTATCTGACTGCTGTGGACGGGCTGCTCTATTTCAGTGCCGATGACGAGACCAACGGCGATGAGCTGTGGAAGAGCGACGGTACAGAGGCGGGAACCGTCATGGTCAAAGACATTTACGCGGGTGCAGGTAGCTCGTACCCGGACTATCTGACCGCTGTGGACGGGCTGCTCTATTTCAATGCCTATAACGGACCCAACGGCAGAGAGCTGTGGGCGTATGCACTAAAAAAACCAATGGGATGGCTACCCGCCGTCTATTTGTTACTGATGCAGTAA
- a CDS encoding M20/M25/M40 family metallo-hydrolase, producing MQLQKLINRERLAQTFIRLCETDSPSRKEGHMAALVTEMLCDLDAAPPFEDDSAAKTGSECGNLIFRFEGDPDQDPLFFNCHLDTVEPGTGVKVVRKDDIFTSLGETILGSDDKSGIAAMIEALTVLRENKLCHAPLEFIFTTCEEIGLLGAKALNPEHVRARMGYALDSTGFGRVVVGAPASNRLTIKVKGVAAHAGLHPELGINAITLAAKALAIAPCGRIDEETTVNFGTIQGGAASNIVAEEVLITGEVRSHTPEKLDRLTAEVEQAFVQVIDGWSDPSGKARGVPELDFHVESDFPAMLLTAKDAVIQRLDAAAVRVGIPMQREIAGGGSDANIFNGRGLQTAIIATGMTHVHSTDEQVSLEDMTNLTALLLALAGN from the coding sequence ATGCAGCTGCAAAAACTAATTAATCGGGAACGGCTTGCCCAGACCTTTATCCGCCTCTGTGAAACCGACAGCCCCTCCCGTAAGGAAGGGCACATGGCCGCGCTGGTCACGGAAATGCTCTGTGATCTGGATGCCGCCCCTCCTTTTGAGGATGATTCAGCCGCCAAAACCGGCTCAGAATGCGGCAACCTGATCTTCCGTTTTGAGGGCGATCCTGATCAGGATCCGCTCTTTTTTAATTGCCACCTGGATACGGTGGAGCCTGGTACCGGCGTCAAGGTGGTGCGCAAGGATGATATTTTCACCAGCCTGGGCGAAACCATCCTGGGCAGTGACGATAAATCCGGTATTGCCGCCATGATTGAGGCCCTGACCGTGTTGCGGGAAAATAAGCTGTGCCATGCCCCCTTGGAGTTTATCTTCACCACCTGCGAGGAGATCGGGTTGCTCGGGGCCAAGGCTCTGAACCCCGAACATGTCCGGGCCAGGATGGGCTATGCCCTGGATTCCACTGGCTTTGGTCGGGTGGTTGTCGGAGCGCCTGCCTCCAATCGGCTCACTATCAAGGTGAAGGGTGTGGCTGCCCATGCGGGCCTCCACCCGGAGCTGGGCATCAACGCCATTACCCTGGCAGCAAAGGCCCTGGCGATAGCTCCCTGCGGCAGGATAGATGAAGAGACCACGGTGAATTTCGGTACCATTCAGGGTGGGGCGGCCTCCAATATCGTTGCGGAAGAAGTCCTTATAACGGGTGAGGTGCGCAGTCATACCCCGGAAAAACTGGATCGCCTGACGGCAGAGGTGGAACAGGCCTTTGTGCAGGTGATTGATGGGTGGAGCGATCCTTCAGGTAAGGCCCGTGGGGTACCAGAGCTGGATTTCCATGTAGAGTCGGATTTTCCGGCCATGCTGCTCACAGCCAAGGATGCGGTGATTCAACGCCTTGATGCGGCTGCGGTCCGGGTTGGTATTCCCATGCAGCGTGAGATCGCGGGCGGTGGCAGCGATGCCAATATCTTTAATGGTCGCGGCCTGCAAACGGCTATTATAGCCACCGGCATGACCCATGTTCATTCCACTGACGAGCAGGTCAGTCTTGAAGATATGACCAATCTCACTGCCTTGCTGCTTGCCCTTGCAGGGAACTAA
- a CDS encoding Uma2 family endonuclease: protein MEWAEVIGNPLLRNLPFKIELNRFGKILMTPSSNQHGRIQGRMAANLINKLPTGEVITECSIQTLEGVKVADVVWASDEFIRTFAYETPYPKAPEICIEIVSPSNSKAEITGKVELYLAKGAQEVWVVYEGGKIVTYSHVGEIEHSALASDAQKL, encoded by the coding sequence ATGGAATGGGCTGAAGTCATAGGTAACCCTCTCCTGAGAAATCTTCCCTTCAAAATTGAGCTGAATCGCTTCGGTAAAATCCTCATGACCCCGTCCTCCAACCAGCACGGACGCATCCAAGGCCGGATGGCGGCAAATCTTATCAATAAGCTGCCCACCGGCGAGGTGATCACAGAGTGTTCTATTCAAACCTTGGAAGGCGTCAAGGTAGCTGATGTGGTCTGGGCCTCGGACGAGTTCATCCGTACCTTTGCCTACGAGACCCCGTATCCCAAAGCCCCGGAAATCTGCATTGAGATCGTCTCACCCTCCAACTCCAAGGCGGAAATTACCGGCAAGGTGGAGCTGTATCTGGCAAAAGGTGCCCAGGAGGTTTGGGTGGTTTACGAGGGCGGCAAAATCGTAACCTATAGCCATGTCGGTGAGATTGAACACAGCGCATTGGCCTCTGATGCCCAGAAGCTGTAG
- the ispD gene encoding 2-C-methyl-D-erythritol 4-phosphate cytidylyltransferase, producing the protein MPETSTCTTAAIIPAAGFGTRMGTDLPKQYLELAGEPVLVRTLRIFLAHPAIHCIVLVLPPGHLRPGKELLLPFLSQEQLEKILYTTGGETRQHSVQNGVKALPASVERIFVHDGARPLVSVEIIDRCLAGVEEHGAVIAAVPVKDTLKEVDEEGTEIIGTIDRSRIWQAQTPQAMDLHLLERAYEYAAATEFIGTDESSLLEHAGVSVSVVMGSEENIKITRPDDLKIAAALLRKD; encoded by the coding sequence ATGCCTGAAACTTCAACATGTACAACCGCTGCTATCATTCCGGCGGCAGGGTTTGGTACTCGCATGGGAACGGATCTTCCCAAACAATACCTTGAGCTGGCAGGCGAGCCAGTCCTGGTGCGTACCCTACGGATTTTTCTTGCCCACCCGGCTATCCATTGCATCGTACTGGTCCTGCCTCCAGGGCATCTTCGCCCTGGCAAAGAGCTCCTCCTTCCTTTTTTGTCCCAGGAACAGCTGGAGAAAATTTTGTACACCACTGGGGGCGAAACCCGTCAGCACTCGGTCCAGAACGGTGTAAAGGCGCTCCCTGCTTCTGTTGAGCGAATTTTTGTCCATGACGGGGCCCGACCTTTGGTCAGTGTGGAGATTATTGATCGCTGCCTGGCCGGGGTTGAGGAGCACGGGGCCGTGATTGCGGCTGTCCCGGTCAAGGATACGCTGAAAGAGGTTGATGAGGAGGGCACAGAGATTATCGGGACCATAGATCGCTCCCGGATCTGGCAGGCACAGACGCCGCAGGCAATGGATCTGCACTTGCTGGAACGCGCCTACGAGTATGCAGCAGCCACTGAATTTATCGGCACGGATGAGTCCTCTCTGCTGGAACATGCCGGGGTTTCGGTGAGCGTGGTGATGGGCAGTGAGGAGAATATAAAAATTACCCGCCCGGACGATCTCAAGATTGCAGCTGCTCTGCTCCGGAAGGATTAG
- a CDS encoding C4-type zinc ribbon domain-containing protein — MKEDISVLIALQELDTELSGFDRKIEEKKQELIAREQTIAEKEALAEQCREKAAELEQSQRDIKANSEEAAERIKNRQGKMMQVQTSREHQALLKEIEEAKKTIKDTEEQQLQVMEQVEAEEAKAKELENLCAGEKELLAEETVKVEKSIDKLNGQRLVVQEQRDKMAQRVPSSQIKRYDKLLKKREGLAVVRVIDAVCQGCFMTIPPQKYNDICLGEQIFSCPTCQRTLYYLPETEEADA, encoded by the coding sequence TTGAAAGAAGATATCAGCGTGCTTATAGCCCTGCAGGAACTTGATACAGAACTTTCTGGATTCGATCGAAAAATTGAAGAAAAGAAGCAAGAGCTGATAGCGCGCGAACAGACCATCGCTGAAAAAGAGGCCCTTGCTGAGCAGTGCAGGGAAAAAGCGGCGGAGCTGGAGCAGAGCCAACGCGATATCAAAGCGAACAGCGAGGAAGCCGCAGAGCGTATCAAAAATCGCCAGGGAAAAATGATGCAGGTGCAGACCAGTCGGGAGCATCAGGCCTTATTGAAAGAGATTGAAGAGGCCAAAAAGACCATCAAGGATACCGAAGAGCAGCAGCTTCAAGTAATGGAGCAGGTTGAGGCGGAGGAGGCAAAGGCTAAGGAGCTGGAGAATCTCTGCGCCGGAGAAAAGGAGCTGCTTGCCGAGGAGACCGTTAAGGTTGAAAAATCCATTGATAAGCTGAACGGGCAGCGTTTGGTCGTGCAGGAGCAGCGCGATAAAATGGCGCAGCGTGTTCCGTCTTCACAGATAAAACGGTATGACAAGCTGCTTAAAAAACGGGAAGGACTTGCTGTTGTGCGGGTTATTGATGCGGTGTGCCAGGGCTGTTTTATGACCATCCCGCCACAGAAATATAATGACATTTGTCTGGGAGAGCAGATTTTCTCCTGTCCGACCTGCCAGCGCACCTTATACTACCTGCCTGAGACCGAAGAGGCCGATGCCTGA
- a CDS encoding response regulator — MKLLIADDELSTRTLLKTCVIKWGYTVVEAGDGLEAMTVLRSQDPPRIAVLDWMMPGLDGVEICSRLQEEPNEQLTYTILLTCKSDKEDAIHALDQGAHDFLSKPVHIGELHSRIEVGKRLLEANDRLIELDRLRDRFLRIAAHDLKNPLGFIISMTELLTDDDFPEVRQKPEPHLYAIRDAASKMQNLVNELLTSTMKEKEVS, encoded by the coding sequence ATGAAACTTCTCATAGCAGACGATGAGCTGTCGACTAGGACCCTGCTCAAGACTTGTGTGATAAAATGGGGGTATACTGTTGTCGAGGCCGGAGACGGCCTGGAAGCGATGACCGTCCTCCGTAGCCAGGACCCGCCTCGGATAGCGGTGCTGGACTGGATGATGCCTGGCCTGGATGGGGTTGAGATCTGCTCCCGTTTGCAAGAGGAGCCCAATGAGCAACTCACCTACACCATCCTCCTGACCTGCAAATCAGACAAGGAAGATGCTATTCATGCCCTTGACCAGGGAGCCCATGATTTTCTCAGTAAGCCGGTGCATATCGGGGAGCTGCACAGCCGGATCGAAGTGGGGAAACGCCTTCTTGAGGCCAATGATCGCCTGATTGAGCTTGATCGTCTCAGGGATCGTTTCTTACGGATAGCAGCCCATGATCTCAAGAACCCCTTGGGCTTTATCATCTCCATGACCGAGTTGCTGACAGATGATGATTTCCCAGAAGTACGCCAGAAACCTGAGCCGCACCTCTATGCCATCCGTGATGCGGCATCCAAGATGCAAAATCTGGTCAATGAACTGCTCACCTCAACGATGAAAGAAAAAGAGGTGAGCTAG